A part of Maridesulfovibrio hydrothermalis AM13 = DSM 14728 genomic DNA contains:
- the nagA gene encoding N-acetylglucosamine-6-phosphate deacetylase codes for MYAFTNGTIFTGMEILEDSAVIIDDKRISDVVKTNAIPKQAEVIDLQKNILAPGFIDLQLNGCGGRFFNDDISTETLDIMSRAILSTGCTSFLPTLVSAPEEDMIKSLHVVKKYREENGKAVLGLHLEGPYLSHKRRGIHNPYMISKPNDKVVSLIAEFGPEVTRICTMAPENIEARHVQELENAGIRVSAGHSAASCPRAREMFRAGISMATHLFNGMEPLQGREPSLVGAIYLEKPWTGIITDGVHVSWDNVELARNILGNRLFCITDATSAIVSDLTEFVLGGQTVYVNDGKCAAADGTIGGSMLTMDKAVYNCVNHVGIELAEALRMTSLYPARAIRVDDEYGIIASGYHADLVIMDHGSLKVRSVMKGGKLHNFDRP; via the coding sequence ATGTATGCATTTACCAACGGCACGATTTTCACCGGCATGGAAATTCTGGAAGACTCTGCGGTCATAATTGACGACAAACGCATCAGTGATGTGGTCAAGACAAATGCAATCCCGAAACAGGCAGAAGTCATTGATCTCCAGAAAAATATTCTCGCTCCGGGGTTCATCGACCTGCAGCTTAATGGATGCGGAGGACGGTTCTTTAATGATGATATTTCAACTGAAACACTTGATATCATGTCCCGGGCCATCCTTTCTACCGGATGCACGTCTTTTTTGCCCACATTGGTAAGTGCCCCTGAAGAGGACATGATCAAATCCCTCCATGTAGTAAAAAAGTATCGTGAAGAAAACGGTAAAGCCGTACTGGGACTGCATCTGGAAGGCCCGTATCTCAGTCATAAACGCAGGGGGATACATAACCCGTACATGATAAGCAAACCGAACGACAAGGTTGTGTCTCTAATTGCTGAATTCGGTCCGGAAGTAACCAGAATATGCACTATGGCTCCTGAAAATATTGAAGCAAGACATGTGCAGGAGCTTGAAAACGCGGGGATCAGGGTCTCTGCCGGACACAGCGCAGCCAGTTGCCCGCGTGCGCGGGAAATGTTCAGGGCCGGAATAAGCATGGCTACCCACCTCTTTAACGGCATGGAACCGTTGCAGGGAAGGGAACCCAGTCTGGTCGGCGCAATTTATCTGGAAAAACCGTGGACCGGAATCATTACTGATGGCGTGCATGTTTCATGGGATAATGTGGAGCTGGCGAGAAATATTCTAGGTAACAGGCTTTTCTGCATAACTGATGCAACTTCGGCAATAGTCTCTGACCTCACCGAGTTCGTGCTTGGCGGCCAGACTGTTTATGTAAATGACGGCAAATGCGCCGCCGCCGACGGAACCATCGGAGGCTCCATGCTGACTATGGACAAAGCTGTGTATAACTGCGTCAATCACGTTGGAATAGAGCTTGCCGAAGCTCTGAGAATGACCTCGCTCTATCCGGCCAGAGCCATCAGAGTAGATGATGAATACGGAATAATCGCCTCTGGATACCACGCTGATCTGGTCATTATGGACCACGGCAGCCTTAAGGTCCGTTCAGTTATGAAAGGCGGGAAGCTGCATAATTTTGACAGGCCTTAG
- the nagB gene encoding glucosamine-6-phosphate deaminase — MRLIPVQKNPGWWAARYIAKKINDFAPHEDNPFVLGLPTGGTPINMYKELINLYNEGLVSFKNVITFNMDEYVGLPENHSQSYRYYMFDNFFNHVDIRPENINLLNGGAADLEAECEAYEEKIKACGGIHIFVGGVGTDGHIAFNEPASSLSSRTRIKTLTIDTRQANSRFFDNNIDAVPRYALTVGIGTLLDSKEVIILACGLNKALAVYYAVENGVNHLWTVSALQLHRKGILVCDDEATMELKVKTLRYFQQIESENLQDPK; from the coding sequence ATGAGACTGATTCCAGTTCAGAAAAACCCCGGCTGGTGGGCGGCTCGTTACATTGCAAAAAAAATCAATGATTTTGCCCCTCACGAGGATAACCCCTTCGTGCTCGGACTGCCGACCGGAGGAACCCCCATTAATATGTATAAGGAATTGATCAATCTATATAATGAAGGTTTGGTCAGTTTCAAAAATGTGATCACCTTTAATATGGATGAATACGTAGGGCTGCCTGAAAATCACAGCCAGAGCTACCGGTATTATATGTTTGATAATTTCTTCAACCATGTGGACATCCGGCCGGAAAATATCAATCTCCTAAATGGCGGAGCCGCTGATCTGGAAGCTGAATGCGAAGCCTACGAGGAAAAAATCAAAGCCTGTGGCGGAATACATATATTTGTCGGAGGAGTAGGCACTGACGGACACATAGCCTTTAACGAGCCGGCATCTTCGCTTTCATCACGCACCCGTATCAAGACCCTGACCATTGATACGCGTCAGGCTAACTCCCGTTTCTTCGACAACAACATTGATGCGGTTCCCCGCTACGCATTAACCGTGGGCATCGGAACCCTGCTTGACTCAAAAGAAGTTATCATCCTGGCCTGCGGTCTGAACAAGGCTCTGGCGGTCTATTACGCTGTAGAAAACGGGGTGAACCATCTCTGGACCGTTTCCGCCCTACAACTTCACCGCAAGGGAATCCTTGTCTGTGACGATGAAGCCACGATGGAACTTAAAGTAAAAACACTCAGGTATTTTCAGCAGATAGAATCTGAAAACCTGCAAGATCCCAAATAG
- the nagE gene encoding N-acetylglucosamine-specific PTS transporter subunit IIBC — MRILEGLQKLGRSLMLPIAVLPVAALMLRLGAGDLLDIPFIFKAGDAIFSNLPLIFAIGVAVGLSKDNAGASALAGAIGYLVFTAAIGSLDKDINMGVLSGIIMGITAGTIYNRFYQIKLVEWLAFFGGRRFVPIATSGCALILAYFFHFTWPPVQAGIDAVANWVIGSGPIGTFVYGTLNRMLIPTGLHHIMNNIVWFQFGDFTNAAGQVVHGDLHRFFAGDPNSGGFMAGFFPIMMFGLPAIALAMYKTARTEHRAQVAGILFSVAFTAFLTGVTEPLEYMFMFIAPVLYVIHALLTGVSLALCTLLNIKIGFGFSAGAIDYVLNYGLATNPLLGLALGAGFFVIYYFLFVFAIKIFDLKTPGREEDASTAPVDLSDEDTLTLAQSCIRELGGPSNLTSIDSCITRLRLEVEDPSIINDEGLKRCGAKGIVRVGSKGVQVILGTQAELVAIAMGAMKREEAELMESHEVRLFSPIDGEVVPIEDTPDPVFADKSVGDGVSIIPTGDTMYAPADGTIGKIFKTNHAFSMITDDGVELFVHFGVDTVNLKGEGFTRVAEQGATVKKGDPVIHFDLGLLTEKAKSVITPVVISNMDEFGEMTKVSGKVAAGDPILYIKKK; from the coding sequence ATGAGGATTCTGGAAGGATTGCAGAAGCTGGGGCGCTCATTGATGTTGCCCATCGCAGTTTTGCCGGTAGCAGCTTTGATGCTACGCCTTGGGGCCGGTGACCTGCTGGATATTCCATTCATTTTTAAAGCTGGAGATGCGATTTTCTCCAACTTGCCACTTATCTTCGCCATCGGTGTCGCGGTAGGTCTCTCCAAAGATAATGCCGGTGCTTCGGCACTGGCCGGGGCCATCGGCTACCTCGTCTTTACGGCAGCCATCGGCAGTCTGGATAAAGACATTAATATGGGGGTTCTCTCCGGTATCATAATGGGGATCACCGCCGGAACGATTTACAACCGATTCTACCAGATCAAGCTTGTTGAGTGGCTGGCCTTTTTCGGCGGGCGGCGATTTGTGCCAATTGCCACCTCAGGTTGTGCTTTGATTCTGGCTTATTTTTTCCATTTTACCTGGCCTCCGGTGCAGGCGGGAATCGATGCGGTAGCCAACTGGGTTATCGGGTCCGGTCCCATCGGAACATTTGTATACGGAACCCTGAACCGGATGCTCATCCCTACCGGACTGCATCATATAATGAACAATATCGTCTGGTTTCAGTTCGGAGATTTTACCAATGCTGCCGGACAGGTTGTGCATGGTGACCTGCACAGGTTCTTTGCCGGAGATCCCAACTCGGGCGGATTTATGGCCGGTTTCTTCCCGATCATGATGTTCGGCCTTCCCGCCATCGCCCTTGCAATGTATAAAACCGCCAGAACTGAACACCGCGCGCAGGTTGCCGGTATACTCTTTTCAGTGGCTTTTACCGCATTTCTTACCGGGGTCACTGAGCCGCTTGAATACATGTTTATGTTTATTGCTCCGGTCCTCTATGTCATTCACGCCTTGTTGACCGGTGTCTCTCTGGCCTTGTGTACCCTGCTTAATATAAAAATCGGATTCGGGTTCTCCGCAGGAGCCATTGACTATGTGCTGAACTACGGTCTCGCCACCAATCCTCTGCTCGGACTCGCTCTTGGAGCCGGCTTTTTCGTAATCTATTATTTCCTTTTTGTGTTCGCTATCAAGATCTTTGACCTTAAGACTCCCGGTCGAGAGGAGGATGCCAGCACTGCTCCTGTAGACCTTTCAGATGAAGATACCCTGACTCTTGCCCAGTCATGCATAAGAGAACTTGGTGGACCTTCCAATCTGACCTCCATTGATTCTTGTATCACCAGACTCCGCCTTGAAGTGGAAGATCCTTCAATTATTAATGATGAAGGGCTGAAGCGCTGCGGAGCCAAGGGGATTGTCCGTGTAGGCAGCAAGGGTGTTCAGGTTATTCTCGGAACACAGGCAGAGCTGGTGGCAATCGCTATGGGTGCTATGAAAAGAGAAGAGGCCGAGCTTATGGAATCTCATGAAGTACGGCTTTTTTCCCCCATCGATGGTGAGGTTGTTCCCATCGAAGATACTCCTGATCCTGTTTTTGCTGATAAATCTGTGGGAGACGGTGTGTCGATCATTCCGACCGGTGACACCATGTATGCCCCGGCTGACGGAACAATTGGTAAGATTTTCAAGACCAACCATGCCTTCAGCATGATAACTGACGACGGGGTCGAACTGTTTGTGCATTTTGGTGTGGATACCGTAAATCTCAAAGGAGAAGGGTTCACCCGTGTTGCTGAACAAGGGGCGACTGTGAAGAAGGGCGATCCGGTTATTCATTTTGATCTGGGATTGCTCACTGAGAAGGCCAAGTCCGTGATTACTCCGGTAGTCATAAGTAATATGGATGAGTTCGGAGAGATGACCAAAGTAAGCGGCAAAGTTGCTGCCGGTGATCCCATCCTGTATATTAAGAAAAAATAG
- a CDS encoding HPr family phosphocarrier protein, protein MAEKTITIQAEDGLHVRPASEFVKMAKGFESDIKVTLNGKSASAKSLFKLQLLELVKGAELLIEATGSDEQEAVETLSDFLVSLK, encoded by the coding sequence ATGGCTGAAAAAACAATTACAATTCAGGCCGAAGACGGCTTGCATGTCAGACCTGCGTCAGAGTTCGTCAAGATGGCTAAGGGGTTTGAATCTGATATTAAAGTCACTTTGAACGGTAAGTCCGCCAGTGCCAAAAGTCTTTTTAAGCTGCAATTGCTGGAGCTGGTTAAAGGTGCGGAGCTTTTGATTGAAGCCACCGGCAGTGATGAACAGGAAGCAGTTGAAACTCTTTCAGATTTTTTAGTATCTCTGAAGTAA
- the ptsP gene encoding phosphoenolpyruvate--protein phosphotransferase: MFSGISVSPGVALAQAVVLSSEQVSFDRSPVASEFIEREIDKFKNAVAESVKQLTLIETHVREKMGDDKAAIFEGHLMLVEDEELSETVIEVIRGQRFPAPAAVEAVINEHASAMEEMEDEYLKARAVDMRDLGHRLVLNCLGIAPQSLETFEFEVIIVAEDLTPSQAAVLDTSKVKGIITERGSRTSHTAIMAASMEIPAIVAVEGVSTAIQNGDMVALDAEHNQIIVNPTPSQLDQVEYRREQFILERKLLEELRDLPARTSDGVRIKLAANIGSPADSAPALLKGAEGVGLYRVEFLFMETSEAPDEEMQYQAFKSVVDDMKGMPVVIRTLDVGGDKDLPYLALPKEENPFLGCRGIRLCFERPSLLLRQLRALLRAGVHGDIRILVPMISSVDEVRRFKEFLAEAQSSLEHEGIAYAKDLPVGVMIETPAAVFLAPHLIRETDFFSIGTNDLTQYTLAVDRQNERIAELFEQLSPAVLLGIKHTVDAAREEGKPVCVCGQMAGDVLSALLLVGLGVEELSMSPVHIPRVKNAIRKHSCARLRDIARDALGLATAAEVKAKLEKYLG; the protein is encoded by the coding sequence ATGTTTAGTGGAATATCTGTATCGCCGGGGGTGGCTCTCGCTCAGGCCGTTGTGCTGAGCAGTGAGCAGGTAAGCTTTGACAGGTCTCCTGTCGCAAGTGAGTTTATTGAAAGGGAAATTGATAAATTTAAGAATGCAGTAGCTGAATCCGTAAAACAGCTGACTTTGATTGAAACCCATGTGCGTGAAAAAATGGGTGATGACAAGGCCGCTATTTTTGAAGGACACCTGATGCTGGTGGAGGATGAGGAGTTGTCCGAAACCGTTATCGAAGTGATTCGGGGACAGCGTTTTCCCGCTCCGGCAGCAGTAGAGGCGGTTATTAACGAGCACGCTTCCGCTATGGAGGAGATGGAGGATGAATATCTTAAGGCCCGGGCCGTGGATATGCGCGATCTGGGGCACAGGCTTGTACTGAACTGTCTGGGTATTGCCCCGCAGAGCCTTGAGACCTTTGAGTTTGAGGTTATTATAGTCGCTGAGGATCTTACACCGTCACAGGCGGCTGTGCTGGATACCTCCAAAGTCAAAGGCATTATTACTGAGCGGGGCAGCCGCACCTCGCATACTGCTATTATGGCGGCCTCTATGGAGATTCCGGCTATCGTCGCAGTCGAAGGGGTCAGCACGGCAATTCAGAATGGTGATATGGTCGCTCTGGATGCGGAGCATAATCAGATTATTGTAAATCCTACCCCGTCTCAACTGGATCAGGTCGAGTACAGGCGGGAGCAATTCATTCTTGAGCGCAAATTGCTTGAAGAGCTGCGGGATCTGCCCGCCCGGACCAGTGACGGAGTACGCATCAAGCTGGCAGCCAATATCGGTTCGCCCGCAGATAGTGCACCAGCTCTGCTCAAGGGAGCCGAGGGCGTTGGTTTATATAGAGTAGAGTTCCTGTTTATGGAAACCAGCGAGGCTCCTGATGAAGAAATGCAATATCAGGCTTTCAAATCCGTTGTTGATGACATGAAAGGCATGCCGGTGGTTATCCGCACACTGGATGTGGGCGGAGACAAAGACCTGCCTTATCTTGCCCTGCCTAAAGAAGAGAACCCGTTTCTTGGATGCCGTGGTATAAGACTTTGTTTTGAACGGCCCAGTCTGCTTCTCAGGCAATTGCGGGCTTTGCTCCGGGCCGGGGTGCACGGAGATATAAGAATTCTTGTTCCTATGATTTCGTCAGTTGATGAAGTCCGCAGGTTCAAGGAATTCCTTGCCGAGGCCCAGAGTTCCCTTGAACATGAAGGCATAGCTTACGCCAAAGATCTGCCGGTGGGAGTGATGATTGAAACTCCGGCTGCGGTTTTTCTGGCCCCGCACCTTATTCGTGAAACGGACTTTTTCAGTATCGGAACCAACGATCTGACTCAGTACACTCTGGCTGTTGACCGTCAGAATGAACGCATTGCAGAGCTTTTCGAACAGCTTTCTCCTGCCGTTCTTCTTGGTATCAAACATACTGTTGATGCCGCCCGTGAAGAAGGTAAGCCTGTCTGCGTCTGTGGGCAGATGGCCGGAGATGTTCTTTCAGCCCTGCTGCTGGTCGGGCTGGGTGTTGAGGAACTCAGTATGAGTCCCGTGCATATTCCACGAGTGAAAAATGCGATACGGAAACACAGCTGCGCCAGACTCCGTGATATTGCAAGAGATGCGCTGGGGCTGGCCACCGCCGCTGAGGTAAAGGCGAAACTTGAAAAATATCTGGGTTAA
- a CDS encoding ROK family transcriptional regulator has protein sequence MRAANKNMMRAINRCNILGIIRLAKNISRKDIAQQTGLSQATVTAITAEFIKEGIVYEKEAVSSTSGRPPVLLALNPDGAFVAGAYISAEKISVVIINLEAKVMASHHVPIAPGTHSPDKITDLLAEAIKTCRLRHGFIPDDLVGLGLGIPGLVNHREGVIHFHPGFNQSEGWKDVHFSGMVEKKTGFQTFIENSSNTLAIYEHWFGAARGCDNFIVVTLEHGVGLGILIDGRLVRGWKGMAGELGHVHGYSGNPLCRCGLTGCLEAVGSNLSILRDAKELADKKLWEPEDPDNITIETVIDAAKKGNPVLQDIFTRVGTILGKRISDLTRVFDPEKIIITGKSYLAKDMLFEPMTKAMDKRSCEVFGTVPEMIIRPWREGNYARGAGALVLEKLHQNCAIPDEF, from the coding sequence ATGCGCGCCGCCAACAAGAATATGATGAGGGCTATCAACCGCTGCAATATCTTAGGAATCATTAGACTCGCCAAAAATATCTCCAGGAAAGATATCGCTCAGCAAACCGGACTTAGTCAGGCCACGGTCACCGCAATTACCGCTGAATTTATCAAGGAAGGAATTGTTTACGAAAAAGAGGCGGTCAGCTCAACTTCAGGCAGACCGCCAGTGCTTCTGGCACTGAATCCGGACGGAGCTTTTGTTGCCGGAGCTTATATTTCAGCAGAAAAAATCAGCGTTGTTATCATTAATCTTGAAGCAAAAGTTATGGCTTCGCACCATGTACCTATCGCCCCCGGCACACATTCTCCGGATAAAATCACGGACCTGCTGGCAGAGGCAATAAAAACCTGCCGCCTGCGTCACGGCTTTATTCCGGACGATCTTGTCGGACTTGGTCTCGGCATACCGGGACTGGTCAATCATCGTGAAGGGGTGATCCATTTTCATCCCGGATTCAACCAGAGTGAGGGCTGGAAAGATGTCCATTTCAGCGGCATGGTTGAAAAGAAAACCGGATTTCAAACATTCATCGAAAACAGCTCCAATACTTTGGCTATTTACGAGCACTGGTTCGGTGCTGCCCGTGGGTGCGATAATTTTATCGTAGTTACCCTTGAGCATGGTGTCGGGCTTGGGATTCTCATCGATGGCCGGCTGGTGCGCGGCTGGAAGGGTATGGCAGGTGAGCTGGGACATGTTCACGGTTATTCCGGCAACCCGCTCTGCCGATGTGGATTGACCGGTTGTCTGGAAGCTGTCGGCTCCAATTTATCCATCCTGCGTGACGCTAAGGAGCTGGCAGATAAAAAGCTGTGGGAACCGGAAGATCCGGATAATATCACGATTGAAACTGTCATTGACGCCGCCAAGAAAGGCAACCCTGTTTTGCAAGATATTTTCACCCGCGTGGGGACCATACTCGGAAAGCGGATTTCCGACCTGACCAGAGTGTTTGACCCCGAAAAGATCATCATCACCGGCAAGAGCTACTTAGCAAAAGATATGCTTTTCGAACCGATGACCAAAGCAATGGACAAACGGAGCTGTGAAGTATTCGGAACTGTCCCCGAAATGATCATCCGCCCCTGGCGCGAGGGAAACTACGCCCGCGGAGCCGGAGCACTGGTGCTTGAAAAACTGCACCAGAACTGCGCAATTCCTGATGAATTCTGA
- a CDS encoding RNA recognition motif domain-containing protein: protein MSKNLYVGNLPWSATEEDVRAAFEAFGEVTSVKLIEDRETGRPRGFGFVEMDDNGAHDAIEALDGKDFGGRNLKVNEAKAREERPRW, encoded by the coding sequence ATGTCTAAGAATCTTTATGTTGGAAATCTGCCCTGGTCTGCTACTGAAGAAGATGTTCGCGCTGCTTTCGAAGCTTTCGGCGAAGTTACTTCTGTTAAACTCATTGAAGACCGCGAAACCGGACGCCCTCGTGGTTTCGGCTTTGTTGAAATGGACGACAACGGTGCACACGACGCAATCGAAGCCCTCGACGGCAAAGATTTCGGTGGCCGTAACCTCAAAGTCAACGAAGCTAAAGCTCGCGAAGAACGCCCACGTTGGTAG